In the genome of Rhodamnia argentea isolate NSW1041297 chromosome 3, ASM2092103v1, whole genome shotgun sequence, one region contains:
- the LOC115748057 gene encoding DCD domain-containing protein NRP-B-like isoform X2 has product MESNQQSFWQFSDQLRLANLSLNDPIWGNNDFAASRLPEERRRFDTRVGGKVAPAPTPTRTNNNNSDANIGTNTNNSLLRNPVNEGWNAATPVAKSPSPLDELLGLPDDVVSGDFNGFNFGWKLGGSGASANLNDLNRFDDGWKVGGSQVNVPINGGYNKAAIYGEQPLGYPFIGNFVNLKGGKAKIDGGEHGGKQGKKSGGGYRKNGNDNTNGFEGKEGKSDKRFKTLPPSESLPRNEAVGGYIFVCNNDTMQENLQRQLFGLPPRYRDSVRQITPGLPLFLYNYSTHQLHGIFEAASFGGANIDPAAWEDKKCPGESRFPAQVRVITRKVCAPLEEDSFRPILHHYDGPKFRLELNVPEALSLLDIFWDQET; this is encoded by the exons ATGGAGAGCAATCAGCAGTCGTTCTGGCAGTTCAGCGACCAGCTCCGCCTCGCCAACCTCTCCCTCAACGACCCCATCTGGGGCAACAACGACTTCGCCGCCTCCAGGCTCCCCGAGGAGCGTCGCAGGTTCGACACCCGAGTCGGGGGCAAAGTCGCCCCCGCCCCCACCCCCAcccgcaccaacaacaacaacagcgaTGCCAACATCGGCACCAACACCAACAACAGTCTCCTCAGAAATCCTGTCAACGAGGGTTGGAACGCGGCGACCCCCGTCGCCAAGAGCCCGAGCCCGCTCGACGAACTGCTCGGCCTGCCCGACGACGTCGTCTCGGGCGACTTCAACGGGTTCAACTTCGGGTGGAAGCTTGGGGGGTCCGGCGCGAGCGCGAATCTGAAcgatctgaaccggttcgacgACGGGTGGAAGGTCGGAGGGTCGCAGGTCAACGTCCCCATCAACGGCGGGTACAACAAGGCGGCGATCTACGGGGAGCAGCCGCTTGGCTATCCGTTCATCGGCAACTTCGTGAACCTGAAGGGAGGAAAGGCCAAGATCGATGGCGGCGAGCACGGGGGCAAACAGGGGAAGAAGAGCGGGGGCGGATACAGGAAGAACGGGAACGACAACACTAACGGCTTCGAAGGTAAAGAGGGCAAGAGCGACAAGAGGTTCAAGACGCTCCCTCCGTCGGAGTCGCTTCCGAGGAACGAAGCCGTGGGCGGGTACATCTTCGTCTGCAACAATGACACCATGCAAGAGAATCTCCAGAGACAGCTCTTTG GCTTGCCTCCGCGGTACCGAGATTCAGTGAGGCAGATAACGCCAGGGCTTCCTCTGTTTCTGTACAACTACTCCACCCACCAACTCCATGGCATTTTTGAG GCTGCTAGTTTCGGAGGGGCTAACATAGACCCAGCGGCCTGGGAGGACAAGAAGTGCCCCGGCGAATCGCGCTTCCCGGCTCAG GTTCGAGTGATCACGAGGAAAGTTTGTGCCCCGTTGGAGGAGGACTCGTTCCGCCCGATCCTTCACCACTACGACGGGCCCAAGTTCCGTCTAGAACTGAATGTGCCTGAG GCACTCTCTCTCTTGGATATATTCTGGGACCAAGAAACTTGA
- the LOC115748057 gene encoding DCD domain-containing protein NRP-B-like isoform X1 — protein sequence MESNQQSFWQFSDQLRLANLSLNDPIWGNNDFAASRLPEERRRFDTRVGGKVAPAPTPTRTNNNNSDANIGTNTNNSLLRNPVNEGWNAATPVAKSPSPLDELLGLPDDVVSGDFNGFNFGWKLGGSGASANLNDLNRFDDGWKVGGSQVNVPINGGYNKAAIYGEQPLGYPFIGNFVNLKGGKAKIDGGEHGGKQGKKSGGGYRKNGNDNTNGFEGKEGKSDKRFKTLPPSESLPRNEAVGGYIFVCNNDTMQENLQRQLFGLPPRYRDSVRQITPGLPLFLYNYSTHQLHGIFEAASFGGANIDPAAWEDKKCPGESRFPAQVRVITRKVCAPLEEDSFRPILHHYDGPKFRLELNVPEVLNPAFSLMGCMQNLYRLSELEF from the exons ATGGAGAGCAATCAGCAGTCGTTCTGGCAGTTCAGCGACCAGCTCCGCCTCGCCAACCTCTCCCTCAACGACCCCATCTGGGGCAACAACGACTTCGCCGCCTCCAGGCTCCCCGAGGAGCGTCGCAGGTTCGACACCCGAGTCGGGGGCAAAGTCGCCCCCGCCCCCACCCCCAcccgcaccaacaacaacaacagcgaTGCCAACATCGGCACCAACACCAACAACAGTCTCCTCAGAAATCCTGTCAACGAGGGTTGGAACGCGGCGACCCCCGTCGCCAAGAGCCCGAGCCCGCTCGACGAACTGCTCGGCCTGCCCGACGACGTCGTCTCGGGCGACTTCAACGGGTTCAACTTCGGGTGGAAGCTTGGGGGGTCCGGCGCGAGCGCGAATCTGAAcgatctgaaccggttcgacgACGGGTGGAAGGTCGGAGGGTCGCAGGTCAACGTCCCCATCAACGGCGGGTACAACAAGGCGGCGATCTACGGGGAGCAGCCGCTTGGCTATCCGTTCATCGGCAACTTCGTGAACCTGAAGGGAGGAAAGGCCAAGATCGATGGCGGCGAGCACGGGGGCAAACAGGGGAAGAAGAGCGGGGGCGGATACAGGAAGAACGGGAACGACAACACTAACGGCTTCGAAGGTAAAGAGGGCAAGAGCGACAAGAGGTTCAAGACGCTCCCTCCGTCGGAGTCGCTTCCGAGGAACGAAGCCGTGGGCGGGTACATCTTCGTCTGCAACAATGACACCATGCAAGAGAATCTCCAGAGACAGCTCTTTG GCTTGCCTCCGCGGTACCGAGATTCAGTGAGGCAGATAACGCCAGGGCTTCCTCTGTTTCTGTACAACTACTCCACCCACCAACTCCATGGCATTTTTGAG GCTGCTAGTTTCGGAGGGGCTAACATAGACCCAGCGGCCTGGGAGGACAAGAAGTGCCCCGGCGAATCGCGCTTCCCGGCTCAG GTTCGAGTGATCACGAGGAAAGTTTGTGCCCCGTTGGAGGAGGACTCGTTCCGCCCGATCCTTCACCACTACGACGGGCCCAAGTTCCGTCTAGAACTGAATGTGCCTGAGGTATTGAACCCCGCATTCTCTTTGATGGGTTGTATGCAGAATTTGTACAGAT TGTCCGAGCTTGAATTCTAA